A single genomic interval of Spirosoma taeanense harbors:
- a CDS encoding flavin-dependent oxidoreductase, which produces MQVLIIGGGIGGLTTALSLHRAGVSVRVYESAKEIRPLGVGINLLPHSVRVLTNLGLADHLAQIAIETQDLRYFNKHGQLFWQEPRGRHAGYHWPQFSIHRGDFQWLLYQHVQQVIGPDAVLADHHLAHFEQTERGVKATFVNRTTGEVIAQEEGDALIGCDGIHSVVRGQLYPQEAGPRFSGNVLYRGTTRMTSFLTGRSMVMIGHLKQKMVVYPIREADESGQQLINWVANLYEGDDTLITVRDWNRQADQNRLVEIYKSWQFDWLDVPAMIAGAGAVYEFPMSDRDPLKRWTYGRVTLLGDAAHPMYPIGSNGASQAILDAEALAGALAEETDVSRALERYERERLPATTQVVLQNRQKGPDQIMDMMEEAAPDGFQNPDDAIPHEELKAVMDRYRQIAGFDKETLNQKLESKP; this is translated from the coding sequence ATGCAGGTACTCATCATTGGCGGAGGAATAGGCGGATTAACCACGGCGCTCAGCCTGCACAGGGCTGGCGTTTCGGTGCGGGTATATGAGTCGGCGAAAGAGATAAGACCGCTGGGTGTAGGCATCAATCTGTTGCCCCATAGCGTGCGGGTGCTGACCAACTTAGGGTTGGCGGATCATCTGGCCCAGATCGCTATCGAGACCCAGGACCTCCGCTATTTCAATAAACACGGTCAGCTCTTCTGGCAGGAGCCGCGCGGGCGGCATGCGGGCTACCACTGGCCGCAGTTTTCAATTCACCGGGGCGATTTCCAGTGGCTACTGTATCAACACGTTCAGCAGGTAATTGGTCCGGATGCCGTTCTGGCAGATCATCATCTGGCCCATTTTGAGCAAACGGAGCGGGGCGTTAAGGCGACTTTTGTAAACCGGACAACGGGTGAAGTCATTGCTCAGGAAGAAGGCGATGCGCTCATCGGCTGCGACGGTATTCATTCGGTCGTGCGTGGACAGCTTTACCCGCAGGAGGCAGGCCCCCGTTTTTCGGGCAACGTACTCTACCGGGGCACCACCCGGATGACGTCTTTCCTGACGGGTCGTTCGATGGTCATGATTGGCCATCTGAAGCAGAAGATGGTAGTCTACCCTATTCGCGAAGCCGACGAGTCCGGTCAGCAGCTCATCAATTGGGTAGCCAATCTCTATGAAGGGGATGATACCCTAATCACTGTGCGCGACTGGAACCGGCAGGCCGACCAGAACCGTCTGGTCGAAATCTACAAAAGCTGGCAATTCGACTGGCTCGACGTACCCGCCATGATAGCCGGTGCCGGGGCGGTGTACGAATTTCCGATGTCGGACCGCGACCCGCTGAAGCGCTGGACGTATGGCCGCGTAACCCTGCTGGGCGATGCCGCCCATCCCATGTATCCCATCGGCTCCAACGGGGCTTCCCAGGCGATTCTGGATGCCGAAGCCTTAGCCGGAGCGCTGGCAGAGGAGACGGACGTAAGCCGGGCCCTCGAACGGTATGAACGGGAACGTCTGCCGGCCACCACGCAGGTGGTGCTGCAAAACCGCCAGAAAGGCCCCGACCAGATTATGGATATGATGGAGGAGGCCGCGCCGGATGGTTTTCAGAATCCCGATGATGCCATTCCCCACGAGGAGCTGAAAGCCGTGATGGACCGTTACCGCCAGATCGCGGGATTTGATAAAGAAACCCTGAACCAGAAACTAGAATCGAAGCCCTGA
- a CDS encoding LysR family transcriptional regulator, producing the protein MELRQLRYFVEIAQELHYRKAANRLFISQPALSQQIQLLEDELGVDLFVRSRRTIQRKVELTEAGKVLLREAKQILQLSQQAIEVTRQAGLEGPIRMGVFKTLLRSRILNVMNLLAERLPQAKVKLIELPSFLSVQQALLESTIDLGLTVLPLQYPQLTAVPFARGNIAVLLPQQHTLAKETSLTLAQLQNEDWVEIPPPLNPVYEAVEALCQQAGFARTIIQEVNSLELLADLVQLNKGIALIPSHFDVSQLAGVVPVPLVDSGRQAYPELDLQHVVAFLSGSRLPAVLAFGQPS; encoded by the coding sequence ATGGAATTACGTCAGCTACGATACTTTGTCGAAATAGCTCAGGAGTTGCATTACCGAAAAGCGGCCAATCGGCTTTTTATTTCGCAGCCCGCCCTGAGTCAGCAAATTCAACTATTGGAAGATGAGCTGGGTGTCGATTTATTCGTCCGGAGCCGACGTACCATTCAACGGAAGGTTGAGCTGACCGAAGCTGGTAAAGTGCTTCTGCGCGAAGCAAAGCAGATTTTGCAGCTAAGCCAGCAGGCTATCGAAGTGACCCGGCAGGCGGGCCTCGAAGGGCCTATCCGGATGGGTGTTTTCAAAACGCTGCTGCGCAGTCGGATTCTGAACGTAATGAATCTGCTGGCGGAGCGATTACCCCAGGCCAAAGTTAAATTAATCGAACTGCCATCGTTCCTGAGTGTACAGCAGGCCCTGTTAGAAAGCACAATTGATCTGGGACTGACCGTGCTGCCTCTGCAGTATCCGCAGCTTACGGCCGTGCCCTTTGCCCGTGGGAATATCGCTGTTCTGCTGCCGCAGCAACACACCTTGGCAAAGGAGACCTCTCTTACGCTTGCCCAGTTGCAGAACGAAGACTGGGTGGAGATTCCCCCACCGCTCAATCCGGTTTATGAAGCAGTCGAAGCGCTGTGTCAGCAAGCCGGTTTTGCGCGCACGATCATTCAGGAAGTCAACTCGCTGGAGCTCCTGGCCGATTTAGTGCAGCTGAACAAGGGGATCGCGCTTATTCCGTCGCATTTCGATGTGAGTCAACTGGCCGGGGTTGTGCCGGTACCCCTTGTCGACAGTGGGCGACAGGCATATCCGGAACTGGACCTTCAGCACGTAGTAGCCTTTCTGTCGGGCAGCCGGTTGCCCGCTGTGCTGGCGTTCGGGCAGCCTTCGTAA
- a CDS encoding NUDIX hydrolase, which produces MEYKERLKQFIQELKTGYLPSVSMDFVIFGFHEGQLKVLLLQWEGIHDWLLPGGRVRLNENLDDAAYRNLRERTGLGEVFLQQFHTFGNVIRNTYYAIEETLDRLGLSPEDLEGLPGRDVSVGYYALVEYTKVKPSPDLLTQEIRWCSIDEVPRLLFDHNEMITLALKTLRRQLSYQPIGYNLLPDKFTMPQLQQLYETILGQPLDRRNFQKRMLGYGILERLEERKAIGAHKAPYLYRFDMASYQNALAEERMFII; this is translated from the coding sequence ATGGAGTACAAAGAACGGTTAAAGCAGTTCATTCAGGAGCTAAAGACAGGCTATCTCCCCTCAGTATCAATGGACTTTGTTATATTCGGTTTTCACGAAGGGCAGTTAAAAGTATTGCTGCTCCAGTGGGAAGGCATCCATGACTGGCTATTGCCCGGTGGCCGGGTTCGACTGAATGAAAACCTGGATGATGCCGCTTATCGGAACCTGCGGGAGCGAACCGGCCTGGGCGAAGTGTTTCTGCAACAGTTTCACACCTTCGGCAACGTCATTCGGAATACGTATTACGCCATAGAGGAAACGCTGGACAGACTTGGGTTGTCGCCCGAGGATTTAGAAGGACTGCCGGGCCGGGATGTGTCGGTGGGATATTATGCGCTGGTCGAGTACACTAAGGTGAAACCCAGCCCCGATCTGTTAACCCAGGAAATCCGCTGGTGTAGCATTGACGAAGTACCCAGGCTACTCTTTGACCATAACGAAATGATTACGCTGGCCTTAAAGACGTTACGTCGCCAGTTGAGCTACCAGCCCATCGGGTATAACCTGCTCCCCGACAAGTTCACGATGCCGCAGTTGCAGCAGTTGTACGAAACGATTCTCGGCCAGCCGCTGGACCGCCGGAATTTTCAGAAGCGGATGTTAGGCTACGGCATCCTGGAGCGGCTGGAGGAACGTAAAGCAATTGGTGCCCATAAAGCGCCTTACCTGTATCGGTTTGACATGGCCAGCTACCAGAATGCCTTGGCTGAGGAGCGCATGTTCATTATCTAG
- a CDS encoding ThuA domain-containing protein has protein sequence MKKAVKIILWSVLSLVLLVVLAGAVFFYKIQNGFPVSYETEKPAINFPANQPAVLVFSKTTAFRHGESIEASKPVFKQIGEQNGWFVYETEEGGVFNPEQLKRFKAVIFNNSTGRVLNDEQQQALGQYVEAGGSLIGIHGAGDNSHHWSWYETNLLGTQFSHHPIEPHLQTTDVHVETQVDTTLTHKLPQSWALEDEWYVFFHQPKGAKVVSYINGDQIIPNGNILWTKDKNFGMGKYHPVAWYRTVGKGKTFYTSMGHSAKVWQDANFVELVENALRWSLQ, from the coding sequence ATGAAAAAAGCGGTCAAAATTATTCTCTGGAGTGTGCTGAGCCTGGTACTGTTGGTAGTCCTGGCCGGTGCGGTGTTCTTCTACAAAATCCAGAACGGCTTTCCGGTGAGCTACGAAACCGAGAAGCCAGCGATTAACTTCCCTGCTAACCAGCCCGCCGTTCTGGTATTCTCAAAAACGACGGCCTTCCGGCACGGCGAATCCATCGAAGCCTCCAAACCGGTTTTTAAGCAAATAGGCGAACAGAACGGCTGGTTCGTGTACGAAACCGAAGAAGGCGGGGTGTTCAATCCTGAGCAGCTAAAGCGGTTCAAGGCCGTCATCTTCAATAATTCCACCGGTCGGGTACTGAATGATGAGCAGCAGCAGGCTCTTGGGCAGTACGTTGAAGCGGGCGGGTCGCTCATCGGCATTCATGGCGCGGGGGATAATTCGCATCACTGGTCCTGGTACGAGACCAATCTGCTGGGCACCCAGTTTTCTCATCACCCTATTGAACCGCACCTGCAAACCACCGACGTACACGTAGAGACGCAGGTCGATACCACCCTGACCCATAAGCTACCCCAGTCCTGGGCGCTTGAAGACGAATGGTACGTCTTTTTTCATCAGCCGAAAGGCGCTAAGGTGGTTTCGTACATCAACGGCGACCAGATTATTCCGAACGGCAACATACTCTGGACTAAGGATAAAAACTTCGGGATGGGTAAGTACCATCCGGTAGCCTGGTATCGGACCGTCGGCAAGGGCAAAACCTTTTATACATCCATGGGGCATAGTGCCAAAGTTTGGCAGGACGCCAACTTTGTGGAACTCGTAGAGAATGCCCTGCGGTGGAGCCTGCAATAA
- a CDS encoding sugar phosphate isomerase/epimerase family protein, whose product MTQSRRQFLGQLGLSVAGISAASLLPTQTFADTMAKKLSFDISLAEFSFAGELYSGKMTNMDFPARAKNEFGINVLEYVSGFFNNKHTDQAYLKELKQRTDDLGMKNNLIMVDGANIADLDAAKRKQAVEAHHAWVDAAKYLGCTAIRVNLGDTSKAISGAPDDPAEEAAKAAADGYHQLLEYAAKQNMNVIVENHFGNSTDIDWLVGVMKQVNMPNAGLLPDFGNFCRQRSKPETNDIKGIMSTKCIQEYDRYEGVKKMMPYAKGISAKTHKFDAAGNETETDFRRMFRIIKDAGFQGYVGIEYEGGIMSMYNPTGGYLSSSEGIKATKTLLERVRKELA is encoded by the coding sequence ATGACCCAGTCACGTCGCCAATTCTTAGGACAGCTCGGCCTGTCCGTTGCAGGCATCAGTGCAGCTTCCCTTCTCCCAACCCAAACTTTCGCGGATACGATGGCTAAAAAGCTCAGCTTTGACATTTCACTGGCCGAATTTTCGTTTGCCGGGGAACTGTATTCCGGCAAAATGACGAATATGGATTTTCCGGCCCGGGCCAAAAACGAGTTTGGCATCAACGTGCTGGAATACGTTTCTGGCTTTTTCAACAACAAACACACCGACCAGGCCTATCTTAAAGAGCTGAAGCAGCGCACGGACGATCTGGGCATGAAAAACAACCTCATCATGGTCGATGGGGCGAACATTGCCGATCTGGATGCTGCGAAACGTAAACAGGCCGTCGAAGCGCATCACGCCTGGGTGGATGCCGCCAAATATTTAGGCTGCACGGCCATTCGGGTGAACCTGGGCGATACGTCAAAAGCCATCTCCGGTGCTCCTGACGACCCGGCTGAGGAAGCCGCCAAAGCAGCCGCCGACGGGTATCACCAACTGCTCGAATATGCCGCCAAACAGAACATGAACGTCATTGTCGAGAATCACTTCGGCAACTCGACCGATATAGACTGGCTGGTTGGCGTTATGAAGCAGGTAAACATGCCCAACGCGGGACTGCTGCCCGACTTTGGCAACTTCTGCCGGCAGCGCAGCAAACCCGAAACCAACGACATAAAAGGGATTATGTCGACGAAGTGTATCCAGGAATACGACCGGTACGAAGGCGTGAAGAAGATGATGCCCTATGCGAAAGGTATCAGCGCCAAAACGCATAAGTTCGATGCGGCTGGTAACGAGACCGAAACCGATTTTCGCCGGATGTTCAGGATTATCAAGGACGCCGGTTTCCAGGGTTACGTAGGAATTGAATACGAAGGCGGGATAATGAGTATGTACAATCCAACGGGTGGTTACCTGTCCAGCAGTGAGGGGATCAAGGCCACAAAAACCTTACTCGAACGCGTACGTAAAGAACTCGCCTAA